Proteins encoded together in one Hymenobacter monticola window:
- the purF gene encoding amidophosphoribosyltransferase, whose protein sequence is MCGIVGFHGPDNVVGDMIVGLTALQHRGQDAAGIATFDDSFHLCKGQGLVNDVFKPKHVKKLKGNIGIGHVRYTTQGANDSDLAQPFTTSYPFGLAMVHNGNVINFRDVAKRLHDKYHVLPKTTNDLELIMYTFASELRVKDLDRISVVDIFDAVETTQELVEGAYATITVIAGHGLLAFTDPLGIRPLALGRRDTPNGPVYAFVSESTCFDYLDFEFIENVGPGQAIFIDNNFQVHRKNQPAPPKAFCVFEQIYFAREDSVIHGRLVARERVRLGKILARKVVDAGLKPDMVIDVPSSGYFSASGLAEAIGVPYRRALVKNNHMGRSFIVPTQAGREDVVKKKLNPIREFVEGKKVAVVDDSIVRGTTSRRIVRLLREAGAKEVYFISSAPPIVSPCIYGIDMAMSTELIAANYTEDEICRYIEADKVIYQDLQDLYELFSEERGHGGSCFACFSGKYPTGDVTHYLRHIQEERASHRGDKKKKDKKSVSAKAPAPTEH, encoded by the coding sequence ATGTGCGGAATAGTAGGTTTTCACGGTCCCGATAACGTGGTGGGCGACATGATTGTCGGCCTCACCGCCCTGCAACACCGGGGGCAGGACGCGGCCGGCATCGCCACCTTCGACGACTCATTTCACCTCTGCAAGGGCCAGGGCCTCGTCAATGACGTGTTCAAGCCCAAGCACGTGAAGAAGCTGAAAGGCAATATCGGCATCGGGCACGTTCGCTACACCACCCAGGGCGCCAACGACTCCGACCTGGCCCAGCCCTTCACCACCAGCTACCCTTTCGGGCTGGCCATGGTGCACAATGGCAACGTCATCAACTTTCGCGACGTGGCCAAGCGCCTGCACGACAAGTACCACGTGCTGCCTAAAACCACCAACGACCTGGAGCTTATCATGTACACCTTCGCCTCGGAGCTGCGCGTGAAAGACCTGGACCGCATTTCGGTAGTCGATATTTTCGACGCCGTGGAAACCACGCAGGAGCTGGTGGAGGGCGCTTATGCCACCATCACCGTCATTGCCGGGCACGGCCTGCTGGCGTTTACCGACCCGCTGGGCATCCGGCCGCTGGCGCTGGGGCGGCGCGATACGCCCAATGGCCCGGTCTACGCCTTTGTGTCGGAAAGCACCTGCTTCGATTACCTGGACTTTGAGTTCATTGAAAACGTCGGCCCCGGGCAGGCCATTTTCATCGACAACAATTTCCAGGTGCACCGCAAAAACCAGCCGGCGCCGCCCAAGGCGTTCTGCGTGTTTGAGCAGATTTACTTTGCCCGCGAAGATTCTGTGATTCATGGCCGCCTGGTGGCGCGGGAGCGGGTGCGGCTGGGCAAAATCCTGGCCCGCAAGGTGGTGGATGCCGGCCTCAAGCCCGATATGGTGATTGACGTGCCCAGCTCCGGCTACTTCTCGGCCTCCGGACTGGCCGAGGCCATTGGGGTGCCCTACCGCCGGGCGCTGGTGAAAAACAACCACATGGGCCGTTCCTTCATCGTGCCCACCCAGGCCGGGCGCGAGGACGTGGTGAAGAAAAAGCTCAACCCCATCCGCGAGTTTGTGGAAGGCAAAAAGGTGGCCGTCGTAGACGACAGCATCGTGCGCGGCACCACGTCGCGCCGCATCGTGCGGCTGCTGCGCGAGGCGGGCGCCAAGGAAGTCTATTTTATTTCGAGCGCGCCGCCCATCGTGTCGCCCTGCATCTACGGCATCGACATGGCCATGAGTACCGAGCTCATTGCGGCCAACTACACGGAGGACGAAATCTGCCGCTACATCGAGGCCGACAAGGTGATTTACCAGGATTTGCAGGACCTGTACGAGCTGTTCTCGGAGGAGCGCGGCCACGGCGGCAGCTGCTTCGCCTGCTTCTCGGGCAAGTACCCCACCGGCGATGTGACGCACTACCTGCGCCACATCCAGGAGGAGCGCGCCAGCCACCGCGGCGACAAGAAAAAGAAAGACAAGAAGTCGGTGAGCGCCAAGGCGCCCGCGCCGACGGAGCACTAA
- the purN gene encoding phosphoribosylglycinamide formyltransferase: protein MKLLSSFEQFKQSVLSFGEGQEGRRARLAILLSGRGSNMLALVEATKTGVLKNLAEVVVVFSNKPDAFGLEAAAAAGCPVASLPSQGRKREAFDAEAAALLQQYQPDLVVLAGYMRILSPAFIQPFAGRILNIHPADTQQHQGLHAYEWAFENQLPETKITVHLVDEGLDTGPILAQQTVDLRGADSLEEVERRGLAVEHKLYARTLAELIEVGAGLAPARPAAP, encoded by the coding sequence ATGAAGCTCCTGTCATCCTTCGAGCAATTTAAGCAGTCGGTCCTCTCGTTCGGCGAAGGGCAGGAGGGAAGGCGGGCGCGTTTGGCCATCCTGCTTTCCGGTCGGGGCTCCAACATGCTGGCGCTGGTGGAAGCCACCAAAACCGGTGTGCTGAAAAATCTGGCCGAAGTAGTGGTGGTGTTCAGCAACAAGCCCGACGCTTTTGGCCTCGAAGCGGCCGCGGCCGCGGGTTGTCCGGTGGCCTCGCTGCCCAGCCAGGGCCGCAAGCGCGAAGCGTTCGATGCCGAAGCAGCCGCGCTGCTTCAGCAATACCAGCCCGATTTGGTGGTGCTGGCGGGCTACATGCGCATCCTATCACCGGCCTTCATCCAGCCCTTCGCGGGCCGTATTCTCAATATTCACCCCGCCGACACCCAGCAGCACCAAGGTTTGCACGCCTACGAGTGGGCGTTTGAAAACCAGCTGCCCGAAACCAAAATTACCGTGCACTTGGTTGACGAAGGCCTCGACACCGGCCCCATCCTCGCCCAGCAAACCGTGGACTTGCGCGGGGCTGACTCCTTGGAAGAAGTGGAGCGCCGCGGGCTGGCCGTGGAGCACAAGCTGTACGCGCGGACGCTGGCGGAATTGATAGAAGTAGGGGCGGGGCTTGCCCCCGCCCGCCCGGCTGCGCCATAA
- the purD gene encoding phosphoribosylamine--glycine ligase encodes MAASKTLLLLGSGAREHALAEKLTRDGATVHVLPGNAGIPNSHPEVNPLDFEAVRAFAQAHDSRLIVVGPEAPLAAGITDFFAGSDIQVFGPTRSAARLESSKVWSKEFMRRHGVATAQAWPFRSDNIAAARAKAAELGGHVVVKYDGLAAGKGVYVCSSPEEAEAAFDDLQTSYSGWFSFLLEEKLTGPEISIIGLTDGRVIRLLATSQDHKQLLAGDQGPNTGGMGAYCPVPFADANVLAAIRRDIVDPTLRGLQNEQFEFRGFLYFGIMLTPTGPKLLEYNVRLGDPEAEVLLPALDSSLLTLIEATLDGTLAKQGVQQRPGAFVGVVLASGGYPAAGFPTGFPISGLDNLPAGVRAYHGATKRNEAGELVTNGGRVLVLSAHGHDLEEATARAYQACARVTFEGAYFRPDIAQRPAPVLTATVVN; translated from the coding sequence TTGGCAGCCTCTAAAACTCTTCTCCTCCTCGGTTCCGGCGCGCGCGAGCACGCCCTGGCCGAAAAGCTGACCCGCGACGGGGCCACGGTGCACGTGCTGCCCGGCAACGCCGGCATCCCCAACAGCCACCCCGAGGTGAACCCGCTGGATTTTGAGGCCGTGCGGGCCTTCGCGCAGGCCCACGATTCCCGGTTGATTGTGGTGGGGCCGGAGGCGCCGCTGGCGGCCGGCATCACCGACTTTTTTGCCGGTTCCGATATCCAGGTTTTTGGGCCGACCCGCTCGGCGGCGCGGCTGGAAAGCTCCAAGGTGTGGAGCAAGGAGTTTATGCGCCGTCACGGCGTAGCGACGGCGCAGGCCTGGCCGTTTCGGAGCGACAACATTGCCGCGGCCCGCGCGAAGGCGGCCGAGCTGGGCGGGCACGTGGTGGTGAAGTACGACGGCCTGGCCGCTGGCAAAGGCGTGTACGTGTGCTCCTCGCCGGAAGAGGCCGAAGCGGCGTTTGATGACCTGCAAACGAGCTATTCGGGCTGGTTTTCCTTCCTGCTGGAAGAAAAGCTGACCGGTCCTGAAATCAGCATCATCGGCCTCACCGATGGGCGCGTTATCCGCCTGCTGGCCACCTCGCAGGACCACAAGCAGCTGCTGGCCGGCGACCAAGGTCCCAACACCGGCGGCATGGGCGCCTACTGCCCCGTGCCCTTTGCCGATGCCAACGTGCTGGCTGCCATTCGCCGCGACATCGTGGACCCCACCCTGCGCGGCCTGCAAAACGAGCAGTTCGAGTTCCGCGGCTTCCTGTATTTCGGCATCATGCTCACGCCCACCGGCCCCAAGCTGCTGGAATACAACGTGCGCCTCGGCGACCCCGAAGCCGAAGTGCTGCTGCCTGCCTTGGATAGCAGCCTGCTCACGCTGATTGAGGCCACTTTGGATGGCACCCTCGCCAAACAAGGCGTGCAGCAACGGCCCGGCGCCTTCGTGGGCGTGGTGCTGGCCTCGGGCGGCTACCCGGCCGCGGGCTTTCCCACCGGCTTCCCCATCTCCGGCCTCGACAACCTGCCGGCTGGCGTGCGGGCCTACCACGGCGCCACCAAGCGCAACGAGGCGGGCGAGCTGGTGACCAACGGCGGCCGTGTCCTCGTCCTCTCCGCCCACGGCCACGATTTGGAGGAAGCCACTGCCCGCGCCTACCAAGCCTGCGCCCGCGTCACGTTCGAAGGCGCCTACTTCCGCCCCGACATTGCCCAGCGCCCCGCGCCGGTGCTAACCGCTACCGTTGTAAATTGA
- a CDS encoding phosphoribosylaminoimidazolesuccinocarboxamide synthase — MNTLTHFASPQLPLLHRGKVRDSLRAPSGDRLIIVTDRLSAFDSVLETAIPHKGAVLNGLANFWFEKTSHIIPNHVIKLVDANAMLVKEAQPIKVEMVVRQYLTGSMWRGYQAGQRTFSGVTVPDGLTKNQAFPQAIVTPTTKEESDREITPESLVSEGWVTKELYDQMAVKAQMLFAVGSRLLAEKGIILVDTKYEFGLLNGQLILIDEMHTPDSSRFWSTEDYARNPETAEQMDKEYVRQWLIANKKDGQYPRALTPEVTQEASRRYLDIYERIVGEPLPTAETGAADAPHTGRQDARARMQANLVAAGLIKDAWVSIVLDSPDYKEHGEKIRQQLEGYDVFTQLRVTSAYQYDEAIAGMVEAWNNSIEPGVIVAVTSNGGALAANVNVPVISCPPYQDYAELALNLNASVIMPGGTPSLAVRPENAAQAALRALNLPRLRERLSKDILATKAKLRAADEELRLL, encoded by the coding sequence ATGAACACCCTCACCCACTTCGCTTCTCCCCAACTCCCGCTGCTGCACCGCGGCAAAGTGCGCGACAGCCTCCGCGCGCCCAGCGGCGACCGCCTCATCATCGTGACGGACCGCCTCTCGGCCTTCGATTCGGTGCTGGAAACGGCCATTCCGCACAAGGGCGCAGTGCTGAACGGTTTGGCAAACTTCTGGTTTGAAAAGACGTCGCACATCATCCCCAACCACGTCATCAAGCTCGTTGATGCCAACGCCATGCTGGTGAAGGAGGCCCAGCCCATCAAGGTGGAAATGGTGGTGCGCCAGTACCTGACGGGCTCGATGTGGCGCGGCTACCAGGCCGGCCAGCGCACGTTCTCGGGCGTGACGGTGCCAGATGGACTGACGAAGAATCAAGCCTTCCCGCAGGCCATCGTGACGCCGACCACCAAGGAGGAATCGGACCGCGAAATCACACCCGAAAGCTTGGTGAGCGAAGGTTGGGTGACTAAGGAGCTGTACGACCAGATGGCCGTGAAGGCCCAGATGCTGTTTGCCGTGGGCTCGCGCCTGCTGGCTGAAAAAGGCATCATTCTGGTGGATACCAAGTATGAATTCGGCTTGCTGAACGGCCAGCTTATTCTCATCGACGAGATGCACACGCCGGACTCTTCTCGGTTCTGGAGCACGGAGGACTACGCCCGGAACCCCGAAACGGCCGAGCAGATGGATAAGGAGTATGTGCGCCAGTGGCTCATTGCCAACAAGAAAGACGGCCAGTACCCTCGCGCCCTCACCCCGGAAGTAACCCAGGAAGCCAGCCGCCGCTACCTCGACATCTACGAGCGCATCGTGGGCGAGCCCCTGCCCACGGCCGAAACCGGCGCCGCTGACGCGCCCCACACCGGCCGCCAGGACGCCCGCGCCCGCATGCAGGCCAACCTCGTGGCCGCCGGCCTGATTAAGGACGCCTGGGTGAGCATCGTGTTGGACTCGCCGGACTATAAGGAACACGGCGAGAAAATCCGCCAGCAGTTGGAGGGCTACGACGTGTTCACTCAACTGCGCGTGACTTCAGCCTACCAATACGATGAAGCCATCGCCGGCATGGTTGAGGCTTGGAACAACAGCATCGAGCCCGGCGTCATCGTTGCTGTGACAAGCAACGGCGGCGCGCTGGCTGCCAACGTGAACGTGCCCGTGATTTCATGTCCGCCCTATCAGGACTATGCCGAACTGGCTCTGAACCTGAACGCGTCGGTCATCATGCCCGGCGGCACGCCCAGCCTGGCAGTGCGCCCCGAAAACGCCGCCCAAGCCGCTCTGCGCGCCCTGAATCTGCCCCGGCTGCGCGAACGCCTGAGCAAGGACATTCTCGCCACCAAAGCCAAGCTGCGCGCCGCCGACGAGGAGTTGCGGTTACTGTAA
- a CDS encoding phosphoribosylformylglycinamidine synthase subunit PurQ, with amino-acid sequence MRALVLTGFGINCEEEFAAAYRLAGAEAAIVHFNQVLHGQVSIHDFDVLNFPGGFSFGDDLGSGVVLANKLRYRQTSADGRTLLDDIKQFIADGKFVLGICNGFQVLVKLGLLPNLGGDVTPEVTLTHNASGRYEDRWVTLRVNPAARTPFLKGIDKLEVPVRHGEGRLVVPDAATRAAIEAAGLNCLSYIDANGDGTSEYPLNPNGADLNCAGLTDPTGQVFGLMPHPEAFLAAYNHPDWARRRRQNPDASEEGEGLQIFKNIVAHIAEKHAAAAPTVQLATQN; translated from the coding sequence GTGCGGGCGCTTGTGCTGACCGGCTTCGGTATTAACTGCGAAGAAGAATTTGCGGCTGCCTACCGCTTGGCTGGCGCCGAAGCCGCCATCGTGCACTTCAACCAAGTGCTACATGGCCAGGTGAGCATCCACGATTTCGACGTGCTGAACTTCCCCGGCGGCTTCTCCTTCGGTGATGATTTGGGCTCGGGCGTGGTGTTGGCCAACAAGCTGCGCTACCGCCAGACCAGCGCCGACGGCCGCACGCTACTCGACGACATCAAGCAGTTCATTGCCGACGGCAAGTTTGTGCTGGGCATCTGCAACGGCTTCCAGGTGCTGGTGAAGCTGGGCCTGCTACCCAACCTGGGCGGCGATGTGACCCCCGAAGTGACCCTGACCCACAACGCCAGCGGCCGCTACGAAGACCGTTGGGTGACGCTCCGCGTGAACCCCGCCGCCCGCACCCCCTTCCTCAAAGGCATCGACAAGCTGGAGGTGCCCGTGCGCCACGGCGAAGGCCGCCTCGTGGTGCCCGATGCTGCCACCCGCGCCGCCATCGAAGCTGCTGGGCTGAACTGCCTGAGCTACATCGACGCCAACGGCGACGGCACCAGCGAATACCCCCTCAACCCCAACGGCGCCGACCTGAACTGCGCCGGCCTCACCGACCCCACCGGGCAGGTGTTCGGCCTCATGCCGCACCCCGAGGCCTTCCTGGCCGCCTACAACCACCCCGACTGGGCCCGCCGCCGCCGCCAAAATCCAGACGCGAGCGAGGAAGGGGAGGGGCTGCAGATTTTCAAGAATATCGTGGCGCACATCGCCGAAAAACACGCTGCTGCGGCACCCACCGTGCAACTCGCCACCCAAAACTAG